From the genome of Chanos chanos chromosome 5, fChaCha1.1, whole genome shotgun sequence, one region includes:
- the dsela gene encoding dermatan-sulfate epimerase-like protein: protein MAVESLERSAVLFCLLAAGFTFAGIFNVSEKYASNTEDIEKAELQQHTKDSKQRKGMSENCHPNLYFDHVEMRLLKKASITTHSHIFKVIRNAVVTMLSNQVFYLPPESHEDFGRKWNEIYGNNLPPLALYCLLCPEDTIASQFFVKYMDRMAEYPDWMVTSAPNDEVPMAHSLTGFATAYDFVYTYLDTERRIRYLRKIRSVTEELYELSKHRGWGKQFLQNHQATNILAILTGAIVVGEHDDPETMMWKQVAVNYMEKTMFLLSHVVDGSLDEGVAYGSYTAKSITQYVFLAQRHFNIDNTQNNWLKAHFMFYYATLLPGFQRTVGIADSNYNWFYGPESQLVFLDAFVLHNGWGNWLAQQVRKHRPRDGPMVQSAAQRWATLHTEFIWFAPQFTPRPPPEFGKAQVHIFTNWGVVTFGAGLPYAQDNTFVSFKSGKLGGRAVYDIVHAKPYSWVEGWSNFNPGHEHPDQNSFTFAPNGQVFVSEALYGPKHSYLNNVLVFSPSPTSQCNEPWEGQLGECGKWLRWGEKEAGDTDGEIITASSYQHMLFVSGESVAAYSSAIKLKSVYRALTLLNSQTLLVLDHVEKQEGSPVNTLSAFFHNLDIDFRYVPYRSLHKYNGALMDVWDAHYKMFWLDSQGASPVARIQETEQAAEFKKRWTQYVNVTFPMETKVTRVAYIMHGPYVKVSDCRFIDNSKNGVRLSITLNDTETIVSIATNYKDIKARHSFLGFAGFAKVEDKHRIIHFGLGIQNVPDQNTKDSELDFAIAINITAGFTLCLAVAVLTMKRKFSISIKNFIYCTLVSVLLLWGLELLFVSRSCEQAVCSIQLTSRSVSSEVSKTSIYFDLSHNPLPVIIIISMPGSGVEILEHLFYNTSDFVYLRVPTTHLQFPDTEFYLDPLVDACEWSRVDARRGMFKAIQGWFHSIAHNVKLHLQNIHLYKNGIETAGDAFDEKEKGIKRRKPLAKQRQTRRRRKRVREERHGGYIREVQQHLRTYPNACPVLNLASGSWAFKLPFIHEVIGLSFRSIHVVRDPRSWIYLMLYNSKPSLYSRKNVLKHVSEIFKRGRDSNKQGCTRLGPEFQRLQAILAQTEPDPVLLLAHLWSAYNSAALRVNSDLPTQTYLTVKFEDIVEFPMETAGKIQHFLRVPFTPGALNQLMFATSTNLYNLMYEGEISPHKINIWKENMPPNVVKLIQDTCMSVMEKLGYES from the coding sequence ATGGCTGTTGAGTCCCTAGAACGATCTGcagttcttttctgtctcttggcAGCTGGTTTTACCTTTGCTGGCATATTCAATGTCTCAGAAAAATATGCTTCTAACACTGAGGATATAGAGAAAGCTGAACtgcaacagcacacaaaagacTCCAAGCAAAGGAAAGGCATGTCAGAAAACTGTCATCCCAATCTGTACTTTGACCATGTTGAAATGCGATTGTTGAAAAAGGCATCTATCACCACTCACAGCCACATTTTCAAAGTGATCCGAAATGCTGTTGTCACCATGCTGTCCAATCAAGTGTTTTATCTGCCACCAGAGAGCCATGAGGATTTTGGCAGAAAGTGGAATGAGATTTATGGCAACAATCTTCCCCCTCTTGCTCTCTATTGTCTCTTATGCCCCGAGGACACCATTGCCTCTCAGTTCTTTGTGAAGTACATGGATCGAATGGCTGAGTATCCTGATTGGATGGTGACCAGTGCCCCAAACGACGAGGTGCCCATGGCCCATTCTCTCACAGGGTTCGCCACAGCGTATGACTTCGTTTACACCTACCTGGACACAGAGCGCAGGATACGGTACCTGAGGAAAATCCGCTCTGTGACGGAGGAGCTGTATGAGCTGTCCAAACACCGAGGATGGGGAAAGCAATTCCTCCAGAACCACCAAGCCACCAACATCCTTGCCATCCTAACAGGAGCTATTGTGGTAGGGGAGCATGATGACCCTGAAACTATGATGTGGAAACAGGTGGCAGTAAACTACATGGAGAAGACCATGTTCCTCCTTAGCCACGTTGTGGATGGGTCGCTAGATGAAGGGGTGGCATACGGTAGCTACACTGCCAAGTCCATCACTCAGTATGTTTTTCTTGCACAACGTCACTTTAACATtgacaacacacaaaacaactggCTGAAAGCTCACTTCATGTTTTACTACGCCACCCTACTCCCAGGGTTCCAGAGAACGGTCGGAATTGCAGACTCCAACTATAACTGGTTCTATGGACCGGAGAGTCAACTGGTATTCCTTGATGCATTTGTGCTCCATAACGGCTGGGGTAACTGGTTGGCTCAGCAGGTCCGAAAACACAGGCCCAGAGATGGACCCATGGTACAGTCAGCAGCACAGCGCTGGGCCACATTGCACACAGAGTTCATCTGGTTCGCCCCTCAGTTTACCCCCCGACCTCCGCCTGAGTTTGGAAAAGCACAGGTGCACATATTCACAAACTGGGGTGTAGTGACATTTGGGGCTGGGTTGCCATATGCACAAGACAACACCTTCGTCTCCTTTAAATCTGGTAAATTAGGCGGCAGGGCCGTCTATGATATCGTTCATGCAAAACCTTACTCCTGGGTGGAGGGCTGGAGTAATTTTAACCCAGGGCATGAACATCCTGATCAGAACTCATTCACTTTTGCCCCTAATGGGCAGGTTTTTGTCTCAGAGGCCCTGTATGGACCTAAACACAGCTACCTAAACAACGTGCTAgtattttctccctctcccaccaGCCAGTGCAATGAACCGTGGGAGGGGCAATTAGGAGAGTGTGGCAAATGGTTACGATGGGGAGAGAAGGAGGCCGGAGACACTGATGGTGAGATCATCACTGCCTCCTCATATCAACACATGCTGTTTGTTAGTGGGGAGTCAGTCGCAGCCTATTCCTCCGCAATCAAGCTTAAGAGTGTGTACAGGGCTCTGACTCTGCTCAATTCTCAGACTTTACTTGTGTTAGACCATGTGGAGAAACAGGAAGGCTCACCGGTGAATACACTTAGTGCCTTCTTCCACAACCTTGACATTGATTTCAGATATGTGCCTTATAGGTCTCTGCATAAGTACAACGGGGCACTGATGGATGTATGGGATGCTCATTATAAAATGTTTTGGCTGGACAGCCAGGGAGCTAGTCCAGTTGCCAGGATACAAGAGACAGAGCAAGCAGCCGAGTTCAAAAAGAGGTGGACTCAGTACGTTAATGTGACATTCCCCATGGAGACCAAAGTCACCAGAGTGGCCTACATAATGCACGGCCCTTATGTCAAAGTGTCTGACTGTAGATTCATTGACAACAGCAAAAATGGAGTAAGACTATCTATAACTCTTAATGACACAGAAACCATCGTATCAATTGCAACAAATTATAAAGACATAAAGGCTAGACACAGCTTCCTTGGCTTTGCAGGATTTGCTAAAGTGGAGGACAAACATCGGATTATTCATTTCGGTTTGGGAATTCAAAATGTGCCAgatcaaaacacaaaagattCAGAGTTAGACTTTGCAATTGCCATTAATATTACAGCAGGGTTTACACTGTGTCTGGCTGTTGCAGTTTTGACCATGAAAAGAAAATTTAGTATTTCCATTAAAAACTTCATTTATTGCACTCTAGTGTCTGTGCTCTTGCTCTGGGGACttgagcttttgtttgtttcccgtAGCTGTGAGCAGGCTGTATGTAGTATTCAGTTGACAAGTAGGTCTGTCTCAAGTGAAGTCAGCAAAACATCCATATACTTTGATCTAAGCCATAACCCTTTGCCAGTTATTATCATCATCTCCATGCCTGGATCGGGAGTAGAGATCCTAGAGCACCTTTTCTACAACACCTCTGACTTTGTCTACCTCAGAGTACCCACAACACATCTGCAATTCCCGGACACTGAATTTTACTTAGACCCTTTGGTGGATGCTTGTGAGTGGTCGAGAGTAGATGCACGCAGAGGAATGTTCAAAGCCATACAGGGGTGGTTTCATTCCATTGCACACAACGTTAAACTTCACCTTCAGAACATCCATTTATATAAGAACGGTATCGAAACAGCAGGAGATGCTTTCGATGAAAAGGAGAAAGggataaaaagaagaaagccactagcaaagcagagacagacaagaagaagaagaaaaagagtgagGGAAGAGAGGCATGGAGGATACATCAGAGAGGTACAGCAACATTTGAGGACATACCCTAATGCCTGCCCCGTGCTAAACTTGGCCAGCGGAAGCTGGGCTTTTAAACTACCCTTTATTCATGAAGTCATCGGTCTCTCGTTTCGTTCCATACATGTAGTTAGAGACCCGCGTTCCTGGATTTACCTAATGCTGTACAATAGCAAGCCGAGTCTGTACTCTCGTAAAAACGTTCTAAAGCACGTGTCAGAGATATTTAAGCGTGGAAGGGATAGTAACAAGCAGGGATGCACAAGGCTGGGACCAGAGTTCCAACGCCTGCAGGCTATCCTCGCCCAGACCGAGCCTGACCCTGTGTTGCTTTTGGCTCATCTCTGGTCGGCTTACAACTCCGCTGCACTCAGAGTGAACAGTGACCTTCCCACGCAAACCTACCTCACTGTCAAGTTTGAGGACATTGTAGAGTTTCCCATGGAGACAGCAGGAAAGATACAGCATTTTCTCAGAGTGCCCTTTACACCTGGAGCCTTAAACCAACTCATGTTTGCCACATCCACAAATCTGTACAATCTCATGTATGAAGGGGAAATATCACCTCATAAAATCAACATATGGAAAGAAAACATGCCACCTAATGTTGTCAAACTTATACAAGAcacgtgtatgtctgttatGGAGAAACTTGGCTATGAAAGTTAA